From Rhodococcus sp. B7740, one genomic window encodes:
- a CDS encoding ABC transporter ATP-binding protein — MLIPLLRTYLAPYKMPIVALVLLQLVATLAALFLPSLNADIIDKGVTTGDTGYILSAGGVMLLVSAVQIISSVAAVFIGARAAMGVGRDLRGAILHRVGTFSAREVGQFGAPSLITRNTNDVQQVQLVIVMGFTIVVMAPIMCVGGIVMSLREDLGLSWILLIAVPGLAISMGLIIVKMVPAFRSMQKRIDAVNRVLREQITGIRVVRAFVREDFEVDRFGAANTALTDTALRVGRLMALMFPTVMLISNVTSVAVIWFGGHAIDDGTMQIGSLTALLSYIMLILMSVMMASFIAMMVPRASVCADRISEVLATESSVVLPDKPKTFASSPGTVELVNAEFSFPGAEYPVLCGVNLRAEAGKVTAIIGGTGSGKSTLVNLIPRLIDVTGGEVRVGGVDIRELDLDLLRSEIGLIPQKPYLFSGTIASNLRYGKSDATDAELWEALEIAQGADFVRAMPEGLETPVAQGGTTVSGGQRQRLAIARALVRKPSIYLFDDSFSALDLTTDANLRAALKAVTRDACMIVVAQRVSTIIDADQILVLDDGKPVGVGTHDQLMADCPTYAEIVDSQHAVGAL, encoded by the coding sequence ATGCTGATTCCCCTGCTGCGCACGTATCTGGCTCCGTACAAGATGCCGATCGTCGCGCTGGTTCTGCTGCAATTGGTCGCCACGCTGGCGGCCCTGTTCCTGCCCAGTCTCAACGCCGACATCATCGACAAGGGTGTGACCACCGGCGACACCGGCTACATCCTCTCGGCCGGTGGCGTCATGTTGCTGGTGTCGGCGGTGCAGATCATCAGCTCGGTCGCGGCGGTGTTCATCGGTGCGCGCGCAGCCATGGGTGTCGGACGCGACCTGCGCGGTGCCATCCTGCATCGCGTCGGTACGTTCTCCGCCCGTGAGGTCGGCCAGTTCGGTGCGCCGTCGCTGATCACCCGCAACACCAACGACGTTCAGCAGGTGCAGTTGGTGATCGTCATGGGGTTCACCATCGTGGTGATGGCCCCGATCATGTGCGTCGGCGGCATCGTGATGTCGCTGCGCGAGGATCTCGGGCTGTCCTGGATCCTGCTCATCGCCGTACCGGGTCTGGCCATCTCGATGGGTCTGATCATCGTCAAGATGGTGCCGGCGTTCCGCTCCATGCAGAAGCGCATCGACGCCGTCAATCGCGTTCTGCGTGAACAGATCACCGGCATCCGCGTGGTACGGGCGTTCGTTCGCGAGGACTTCGAGGTCGACCGTTTCGGGGCGGCTAACACCGCGCTCACCGATACCGCCCTTCGCGTCGGACGGCTCATGGCCCTGATGTTCCCGACGGTCATGCTCATCAGCAACGTCACCAGCGTCGCCGTCATCTGGTTCGGCGGCCACGCGATCGACGACGGCACGATGCAGATCGGCTCTCTCACAGCACTTCTGAGCTACATCATGCTGATCCTCATGTCGGTGATGATGGCGTCGTTCATCGCGATGATGGTGCCCCGTGCGTCGGTGTGCGCCGATCGCATCAGCGAGGTACTCGCCACCGAATCCTCGGTCGTGCTGCCCGACAAGCCGAAGACGTTCGCGTCCTCGCCGGGAACGGTCGAGCTCGTCAACGCCGAATTCTCCTTTCCCGGAGCCGAATATCCGGTGCTGTGCGGGGTGAACCTGCGGGCCGAGGCCGGCAAGGTCACCGCCATCATCGGCGGTACCGGCTCGGGAAAGTCCACTCTCGTCAACCTGATTCCGCGACTGATCGACGTCACCGGCGGTGAGGTACGCGTCGGCGGAGTCGATATCCGTGAACTCGATCTGGACCTGCTGCGCTCGGAGATCGGTCTGATTCCGCAGAAGCCGTACCTGTTCTCGGGCACCATCGCGAGCAACCTGCGTTACGGCAAATCCGACGCCACCGACGCCGAACTGTGGGAGGCACTCGAGATCGCCCAGGGTGCCGACTTCGTTCGGGCCATGCCCGAGGGACTGGAAACACCCGTCGCCCAGGGCGGTACGACGGTATCCGGCGGTCAGCGGCAACGCCTCGCCATCGCCCGCGCGCTGGTCCGCAAACCCAGCATCTATCTGTTCGACGACTCGTTCTCCGCGCTGGACCTCACCACCGACGCCAATCTGCGTGCGGCGCTGAAGGCAGTGACGCGAGATGCGTGCATGATCGTTGTCGCTCAACGCGTCTCGACCATCATCGACGCCGATCAGATACTCGTACTCGACGACGGAAAGCCGGTAGGTGTGGGTACCCACGACCAATTGATGGCCGATTGCCCCACCTACGCCGAGATCGTCGACTCGCAGCACGCGGTGGGTGCACTGTGA
- a CDS encoding MarR family winged helix-turn-helix transcriptional regulator → MSDDRSDIAEQRTRLMEALRTYGSAFNQFSRRFAQWSGLHPTDGEALMEIVYAEERGVPLSPSRLAERVQLTSGATSTLIDRLERAGHVRRTREGTDRRTVTLRSGSSVHEMADEFFGPLGNRLDTMMARYPPDMLAEFESFVGELVDTMQTELTDPRTP, encoded by the coding sequence ATGAGCGACGATCGGTCCGACATTGCCGAACAACGAACCCGCCTGATGGAGGCGCTGCGAACGTACGGATCCGCCTTCAATCAATTCAGCCGACGGTTCGCCCAGTGGTCCGGACTGCATCCCACCGACGGAGAAGCGCTGATGGAGATCGTCTACGCCGAAGAACGCGGCGTCCCGTTGTCCCCGTCTCGACTGGCAGAGCGAGTACAACTCACCTCAGGGGCCACCTCGACACTGATAGACCGACTCGAACGGGCCGGACACGTCCGGCGCACACGAGAGGGCACCGATCGACGTACCGTGACACTACGAAGTGGGTCCAGCGTGCACGAGATGGCCGACGAGTTCTTCGGCCCCCTGGGTAACCGTCTCGACACGATGATGGCCCGGTACCCACCCGACATGCTCGCGGAGTTCGAGAGCTTCGTCGGCGAGCTCGTCGACACCATGCAGACCGAACTGACCGATCCCAGGACACCGTGA
- a CDS encoding ABC transporter ATP-binding protein, which yields MEKAEEEDVAPVSKTVKPGTKARNFKGSFKRLIGLLAPERVLLSIMLAFGIASTVLTVAAPSVLGHATDLIFNGVVGRELDPGQTRDQAIDQLRAQGNDSIADLVSGTNLTPGAGIDFGAVGTVLMWVLVLYVLSAVLAWAQGYILNIALQRRILLLRGSVEAKVHRLPLKYFDNNARGETLSRVTNDIDNVSTSLQQTLSQLITGILTVLGILGVMIWISPLLALVAVLTIPASFAVTAVIAKRSQPHFVAQWKHTGKLNAQIEETYTGHEIVKAFGRQADVEREFGDRNEKLFQSSFRAQFISGMIMPVIMFLGNINYVVIAVVGGLRVASGTLTLGEVQAFIQYSRQFTQPLTQVGSMVNLVQSGVASAERIFEVLDAEEEDADPADAVRPTQRRGRVEFENVSFGYSPDRPLIENLSLVADPGHLVAIVGPTGAGKTTLVNLIMRFYEIDSGRITLDGVDTMKMTREELRARTGMVLQDTWLFGGTIRDNIAYGDPSASEEEILEAARVSYVDRFVHSLPDGYDTIIDEEGNNVSAGEKQLITIARAFLAKPLILILDEATSSVDTRTELLVQKATAKLRTDRTSFVIAHRLSTIRDADTIVVMENGSIVEQGNHEELLAARGAYFRLNAAGAAAPQVHGSS from the coding sequence GTGGAGAAGGCGGAAGAGGAGGACGTCGCTCCCGTCTCCAAGACTGTGAAGCCGGGAACCAAGGCCCGCAACTTCAAGGGCTCGTTCAAACGACTGATCGGCCTGCTCGCTCCCGAGCGAGTGCTCCTGTCGATCATGCTGGCGTTCGGTATCGCCAGCACCGTGCTCACCGTCGCCGCGCCCAGCGTCCTCGGACACGCGACCGACCTCATCTTCAACGGCGTGGTCGGCCGCGAGCTCGATCCGGGTCAGACCAGAGACCAGGCCATCGACCAGCTGCGCGCCCAAGGCAACGACTCCATCGCGGATCTGGTGTCCGGCACGAACCTGACTCCCGGAGCCGGAATCGACTTCGGTGCAGTCGGAACCGTTTTGATGTGGGTCCTGGTTCTGTATGTGCTCTCTGCGGTGCTGGCCTGGGCGCAGGGATACATCCTCAACATCGCGCTGCAGCGTCGAATCCTGTTGCTGCGCGGCAGTGTCGAAGCCAAGGTACATCGACTGCCGCTGAAGTACTTCGACAACAATGCTCGCGGCGAGACGCTGAGCCGCGTCACCAACGACATCGACAACGTCTCGACCAGCCTGCAGCAGACGCTGAGCCAATTGATCACCGGCATCCTCACCGTCCTGGGCATCCTCGGCGTCATGATCTGGATCTCGCCGTTGCTCGCTCTCGTTGCGGTGCTGACCATTCCGGCGTCGTTCGCGGTCACCGCCGTCATCGCCAAGCGTTCACAGCCGCACTTCGTCGCGCAGTGGAAGCACACCGGCAAGCTCAACGCGCAGATCGAAGAGACCTACACGGGCCACGAGATCGTCAAGGCCTTCGGCCGTCAGGCCGACGTGGAACGCGAATTCGGCGACCGCAACGAGAAGCTGTTCCAATCGAGCTTCCGGGCGCAGTTCATCTCCGGCATGATCATGCCCGTCATCATGTTCCTCGGGAACATCAACTACGTGGTCATCGCCGTCGTCGGCGGGCTGCGGGTGGCGTCGGGCACGCTCACGCTCGGTGAGGTGCAGGCGTTCATCCAGTACTCGCGTCAATTCACGCAACCGCTCACCCAGGTGGGTTCGATGGTCAACCTGGTGCAGTCGGGTGTGGCGTCCGCCGAGCGCATCTTCGAGGTGCTCGACGCCGAGGAAGAGGACGCGGACCCGGCCGATGCCGTGCGACCCACTCAGCGCCGAGGACGCGTCGAATTCGAGAACGTCTCGTTCGGCTACTCGCCCGACCGCCCGCTGATCGAGAACCTGTCGCTGGTTGCCGATCCCGGGCATCTGGTCGCGATCGTCGGACCGACCGGTGCTGGCAAGACCACGCTGGTGAACCTGATCATGCGGTTCTACGAGATCGACTCCGGCCGTATCACCCTCGACGGCGTCGACACCATGAAGATGACCCGCGAAGAATTGCGAGCCCGTACCGGAATGGTGCTGCAGGACACCTGGCTGTTCGGCGGAACCATTCGCGACAACATCGCCTACGGCGACCCGAGTGCCAGCGAAGAAGAAATCCTCGAGGCCGCGCGGGTGAGCTACGTCGACCGATTCGTGCACTCGTTGCCCGACGGCTACGACACGATCATCGACGAGGAAGGCAACAACGTCAGCGCCGGTGAGAAGCAGCTCATCACCATTGCCCGCGCCTTCCTGGCCAAGCCGCTGATCCTCATCCTCGACGAGGCCACGAGCTCCGTCGACACCCGCACCGAACTGCTGGTGCAGAAGGCCACCGCGAAGCTGCGCACCGATCGCACCAGTTTCGTTATCGCGCATCGGCTTTCGACCATCCGTGACGCGGACACCATCGTGGTGATGGAGAACGGCAGCATCGTCGAGCAGGGCAATCACGAGGAACTGCTCGCGGCCAGGGGTGCCTACTTCCGCCTCAATGCGGCTGGAGCGGCTGCGCCGCAGGTGCACGGAAGTTCGTAG
- a CDS encoding MMPL family transporter has translation MATYLYRIGRFAYRRKGVVLGLWLAILVLAGVGAATLSGPTANSFSIPGTPAQAALDLQSERFGSAEDPLTAVSAEYVFQAPDGQTLDTPQYTSAIDATIAEIEKIDAAKPAEGAQPLANPVAANQSIIERYTEAATEAGTPADQVAADAAATSPLSPNGNVGTVTVPINVELADVTDQIRTELDEAAQPARDAGLTVLLGGTVAQENVAPGGTSEIVGLAVAAVVLLIMFGSAAAASLPLITAIVGIGISSLAITTASGFASLSSFTPVLAIMIGLAVAIDYSLFILARYRHELTLTDDREEAVGRSVGTAGSAVVFAGATVLIALVALRVVGIPFLSQMGLAAGFAVFIAVLIALTFLPAMLGLYKGKAFAGKIKFVNTTDPEDPNATPTNGLRWARFLVKRPALGLIGGIVLLGVIAGPTTGLSLALPSTATADPSTPARQAYDVVDEGFGPGRNGPLLVIADASGVAEADRTASFGKVVETITGQSDVTNAQIIAVNQAGDTAQILVTPSSSPNSEQTKNLVANLRDAEPGVVASDGVSYGVTGQTALELDVSERLQDALIPYLAVVVGLAFVLLMLVFRSILVPLTATLGFLLSVLATFGATVFIFQEGGLGLISNPQPIVSFMPIFLIGVVFGLAMDYQVFLVSRMREEFVHGAAAKDAVVNGFKYGARVVTSAAVIMISVFAAFIAEPDSFIKSIGFALAAAVFFDAFVVRMVLIPSVMALMGDKAWWLPKWLDKILPNVDIEGAKLKTAPEKDARVTV, from the coding sequence GTGGCCACCTATCTCTACCGAATCGGAAGATTCGCGTACCGGCGCAAGGGCGTCGTCCTCGGACTGTGGCTGGCGATTCTGGTGCTCGCCGGAGTGGGCGCAGCGACGCTGTCCGGCCCCACCGCGAACTCGTTCAGCATCCCGGGAACGCCCGCGCAGGCTGCGCTGGATCTACAGTCCGAGCGGTTCGGCTCCGCCGAGGACCCGCTCACCGCCGTCAGCGCCGAGTACGTGTTCCAGGCACCCGACGGGCAGACGCTGGACACTCCGCAATACACCTCGGCAATCGACGCAACCATCGCCGAGATCGAGAAGATCGACGCCGCCAAACCCGCCGAAGGTGCGCAGCCGCTGGCGAATCCGGTTGCGGCCAATCAGTCGATCATCGAGCGATACACCGAGGCGGCAACCGAAGCGGGCACTCCGGCCGACCAGGTGGCCGCCGACGCGGCAGCCACGTCACCGCTGAGCCCCAACGGCAATGTCGGCACGGTCACCGTGCCGATCAACGTCGAACTCGCCGACGTGACCGACCAGATCCGCACCGAGCTCGACGAGGCCGCGCAGCCCGCTCGTGACGCCGGACTGACCGTCCTCCTCGGCGGCACCGTCGCGCAGGAGAACGTCGCGCCCGGTGGTACGTCGGAAATAGTCGGTCTGGCCGTCGCCGCCGTCGTGCTGCTCATCATGTTCGGATCCGCCGCGGCCGCCAGCCTGCCGCTGATCACCGCCATCGTCGGAATCGGTATCTCGAGCCTGGCGATCACCACGGCGTCCGGCTTCGCGAGCCTGTCGTCGTTCACGCCGGTGCTCGCGATCATGATCGGTCTGGCCGTCGCGATCGACTACTCGCTGTTCATCCTCGCGCGTTATCGCCACGAACTGACGTTGACGGACGACCGAGAGGAAGCCGTCGGACGGTCCGTGGGAACCGCGGGCTCGGCTGTGGTGTTCGCCGGTGCCACCGTGCTCATCGCCCTCGTTGCCCTGCGCGTCGTCGGGATTCCGTTCCTCTCCCAGATGGGCCTCGCCGCAGGTTTCGCGGTGTTCATCGCGGTCCTGATCGCACTGACGTTCCTGCCGGCGATGCTCGGCCTCTACAAGGGCAAGGCCTTCGCGGGCAAGATCAAGTTCGTAAACACCACCGACCCGGAAGACCCGAACGCCACGCCGACCAACGGACTTCGCTGGGCCCGATTCCTGGTCAAGAGGCCCGCGCTGGGACTCATCGGCGGCATCGTCCTGCTCGGTGTCATCGCAGGACCCACCACCGGTCTGTCGCTGGCACTGCCGTCCACCGCCACCGCCGACCCGTCGACGCCTGCACGTCAGGCCTACGACGTCGTCGACGAGGGCTTCGGTCCCGGACGCAACGGGCCGCTGCTGGTCATCGCCGACGCTTCCGGCGTGGCCGAGGCCGATCGCACGGCGTCGTTCGGCAAGGTCGTCGAGACCATCACCGGGCAGTCCGACGTCACCAATGCCCAGATCATCGCCGTCAACCAGGCCGGGGACACCGCACAGATCCTTGTCACTCCGTCGTCCTCACCGAACAGTGAGCAGACGAAGAACCTCGTGGCGAATCTGCGCGACGCCGAACCGGGCGTGGTGGCCAGTGACGGCGTCTCCTACGGAGTCACCGGTCAGACGGCACTCGAGCTCGACGTCTCCGAACGATTGCAGGACGCGTTGATCCCGTACCTGGCAGTGGTCGTCGGTCTGGCCTTCGTTCTGCTGATGCTCGTGTTCCGCTCCATCCTGGTGCCGCTGACCGCAACGCTCGGGTTCCTGCTCAGCGTGCTCGCGACCTTCGGTGCCACGGTGTTCATCTTCCAAGAGGGCGGCCTCGGCCTGATCTCCAACCCGCAGCCGATCGTCAGCTTCATGCCGATCTTCCTCATCGGTGTGGTGTTCGGCCTCGCGATGGACTACCAGGTGTTCCTCGTCTCGCGTATGCGTGAGGAATTCGTTCACGGAGCTGCCGCCAAGGATGCCGTCGTCAACGGGTTCAAGTACGGCGCACGCGTGGTCACCTCGGCTGCGGTCATCATGATCTCGGTGTTCGCCGCATTCATCGCCGAGCCGGACTCGTTCATCAAGTCCATCGGATTCGCGCTCGCCGCGGCCGTGTTCTTCGACGCGTTCGTCGTGCGGATGGTGCTGATTCCGTCGGTGATGGCATTGATGGGCGACAAGGCCTGGTGGCTGCCGAAGTGGCTGGACAAGATCCTGCCCAACGTCGACATCGAAGGTGCCAAGCTGAAGACGGCACCGGAGAAGGACGCCCGAGTAACGGTCTGA
- a CDS encoding TetR/AcrR family transcriptional regulator, with protein sequence MVIVTSPTGLRDLKKAATRDALGMAAVRLGKEHGIDAVTADAIAHEAGVSTRTFHNYFSNKEEAVLHHIEVSALEWFELLRARPSTEPIWDSLRHIAIDLVADPGRDLDDTFAAARLIEANPALMARKLEMHQSLTRKLGEAIAERTGTDIDTDLYPNLLQMAVGGAVTAALNIWVTDSAGASTPRALIEDAFDQLRAGLPEPQPSEPNRGA encoded by the coding sequence TTGGTAATCGTGACTTCTCCGACTGGCCTTCGTGATCTGAAGAAGGCGGCCACCCGCGACGCGCTCGGCATGGCTGCCGTGCGTCTGGGCAAGGAGCACGGCATCGACGCGGTTACCGCCGACGCCATCGCGCACGAAGCGGGAGTCTCCACCCGCACGTTCCACAACTACTTCTCCAACAAGGAAGAAGCAGTTCTTCACCACATCGAAGTGTCTGCCCTCGAATGGTTCGAGCTCCTGCGCGCCAGGCCGTCGACCGAACCGATCTGGGACTCGTTGCGGCACATCGCAATCGACCTCGTCGCGGACCCGGGCCGGGATCTCGACGACACCTTCGCGGCAGCGCGGCTGATCGAAGCCAACCCCGCCCTGATGGCCCGCAAGCTCGAGATGCACCAATCGCTGACCCGCAAACTCGGCGAAGCCATCGCCGAGCGAACCGGTACCGACATCGACACCGACCTCTACCCCAACCTGCTCCAGATGGCCGTCGGTGGTGCCGTCACGGCAGCACTGAACATCTGGGTCACCGATTCTGCAGGCGCATCGACGCCGAGGGCCCTCATCGAGGACGCCTTCGACCAACTGCGCGCTGGACTTCCCGAGCCTCAACCGTCCGAACCCAACCGAGGAGCTTGA
- a CDS encoding RrF2 family transcriptional regulator, with the protein MHITAKADYAVRTLVELAAVGGQRPAKAEALAMAQGIPHKFLESVLSDLRRADLVCSRRGPDGGYWLAREASDISVADVMRAVEGPLASVRGQRPEDAEYSGPAEPLTRVWLAVRVNLRAVLEAVSLADIVDNELPDFVGELISEPTAWARR; encoded by the coding sequence GTGCACATCACGGCCAAGGCGGACTATGCGGTTCGCACGCTCGTCGAACTCGCTGCCGTCGGTGGGCAGCGGCCCGCGAAGGCCGAGGCACTGGCCATGGCGCAGGGCATCCCGCACAAGTTTCTCGAATCGGTGCTCTCGGATCTGCGTCGCGCAGATCTCGTGTGCAGTAGAAGGGGGCCCGACGGCGGCTATTGGTTGGCGCGGGAGGCGTCGGACATTTCGGTTGCCGATGTGATGAGGGCCGTCGAAGGCCCGTTGGCCTCGGTGCGCGGTCAGCGGCCCGAGGATGCGGAGTATTCCGGTCCGGCCGAGCCGCTCACCCGGGTGTGGCTGGCGGTACGCGTCAATCTGCGTGCGGTGCTCGAGGCGGTGTCGCTGGCGGACATCGTCGACAACGAGCTGCCGGACTTCGTCGGAGAGCTGATCAGCGAGCCGACCGCGTGGGCGCGTCGATGA
- the tgt gene encoding tRNA guanosine(34) transglycosylase Tgt, translating to MSSSSFGFDIGTRLDGELGRTGTIHTPHGDIATPAFIAVGTKATVKAVLPEAMKELGAQAVLANAYHLYLQPGSDIVDEAGGLGKFMNWDGPTFTDSGGFQVMSLGVGFKKVISMDASRVESDDVIAEGKERLAHVDDDGVTFKSHLDGSKHRFTPEVSMQIQHRLGADIMFAFDELTTLMNTRGYQEKSVDRTQAWAERCVLEHERLTVERADKPYQALFGVVQGAQYEDLRRKAAHDLETITGETGRGFDGYGIGGALEKQNLGTITRWVNEELPEHKPRHMLGISEPDDFFTAIENGADTFDCVNPSRVARNAAIYVPTGRFNINTAKHRRDFTPIDDSCDCYTCAHYTKAYIHHLFKAKEMLASTLCTIHNERFTVRLVDDIRASIEQGRFAEFRTEFLGRFYAAKTA from the coding sequence GTGAGTTCCTCCAGTTTCGGCTTCGATATCGGCACCCGGCTCGACGGTGAGCTCGGTCGTACCGGCACCATCCACACTCCGCACGGTGACATCGCCACCCCCGCGTTCATCGCGGTGGGTACCAAGGCGACCGTCAAAGCAGTGCTGCCGGAAGCGATGAAGGAACTCGGCGCGCAGGCGGTGCTCGCCAATGCGTACCACCTGTATCTGCAGCCGGGCTCGGACATCGTCGACGAGGCGGGTGGGCTGGGCAAGTTCATGAACTGGGACGGGCCGACATTCACCGACAGCGGCGGATTCCAGGTGATGTCGCTCGGCGTCGGCTTCAAGAAGGTCATCTCGATGGACGCCTCGCGGGTGGAGTCCGACGACGTCATCGCCGAGGGCAAGGAACGCCTCGCACACGTCGACGACGACGGGGTGACGTTCAAGTCCCACCTCGACGGCTCCAAGCATCGCTTCACCCCCGAGGTCTCGATGCAGATTCAGCATCGCCTCGGTGCCGACATCATGTTCGCATTCGACGAACTGACGACGCTGATGAATACCCGCGGCTACCAGGAGAAGTCGGTCGATCGGACGCAGGCGTGGGCCGAGCGGTGCGTCCTCGAACACGAACGGCTCACGGTCGAGCGCGCCGACAAGCCGTACCAGGCCCTGTTCGGGGTGGTCCAGGGCGCGCAATACGAGGATCTGCGACGCAAGGCTGCACACGATCTCGAGACCATCACCGGAGAGACCGGCAGAGGATTCGACGGCTACGGCATCGGCGGCGCACTCGAGAAGCAGAACCTCGGCACCATCACTCGGTGGGTCAACGAGGAACTGCCCGAGCACAAGCCGCGGCACATGCTCGGCATCAGCGAGCCGGACGACTTCTTCACCGCCATCGAGAACGGTGCCGACACCTTCGATTGCGTCAATCCCTCACGGGTGGCGCGCAATGCGGCGATCTACGTGCCGACGGGCCGCTTCAACATCAACACCGCCAAGCATCGACGCGACTTCACCCCGATCGACGACAGCTGCGACTGCTACACCTGCGCGCACTACACCAAGGCGTACATCCATCACCTGTTCAAGGCCAAGGAGATGCTCGCCTCGACGCTGTGCACCATCCACAACGAGCGCTTCACGGTCAGACTGGTCGACGACATTCGCGCCTCGATCGAGCAGGGGCGCTTCGCCGAATTCAGGACGGAGTTTCTGGGTCGGTTCTATGCTGCGAAGACTGCGTGA
- a CDS encoding pyridoxamine 5'-phosphate oxidase family protein, which yields MPQSNHYHHLMFGPAAIARQKVDGSYTAYGSQTERPDDGPTPLDTREKAMIRALDQFQIATVAETGWPYIQYRSGPKGFLQVLDDHTLGFADFAGNHQYVTAANLDHDDRVALFLVNYPLRQRLKLYGRARTVEAADDPELLARLRRIGDTTVAATCERSVVIDVEAFDWNCTRSIIPRYDANYLAELSEVYQRKAVEREQELLQRISELEDQLTQSSQHRTDPETPS from the coding sequence ATGCCGCAAAGCAACCACTATCACCACTTGATGTTCGGCCCTGCCGCGATTGCGCGGCAGAAGGTCGACGGCAGCTACACCGCCTACGGCTCGCAGACCGAGCGTCCCGACGACGGCCCGACGCCTCTCGACACTCGCGAGAAGGCCATGATTCGCGCGTTGGATCAGTTCCAGATCGCCACCGTCGCCGAGACCGGGTGGCCCTACATCCAGTATCGAAGTGGACCGAAGGGCTTTCTGCAGGTACTCGACGATCACACGCTCGGCTTTGCCGACTTCGCCGGAAACCACCAGTACGTCACGGCGGCCAATCTCGACCACGATGACCGCGTCGCACTGTTTCTGGTGAATTACCCTCTGCGGCAACGTCTCAAGCTCTACGGGCGGGCCCGTACCGTCGAAGCGGCGGACGATCCCGAACTGTTGGCCCGACTGAGAAGGATCGGCGACACGACCGTCGCCGCCACGTGCGAACGCAGCGTCGTCATCGACGTCGAGGCCTTCGACTGGAACTGCACCCGCAGCATCATTCCCCGCTACGACGCGAATTACCTCGCGGAGCTGTCCGAGGTCTACCAGCGCAAGGCAGTCGAGCGGGAACAGGAACTGCTACAGCGTATTTCGGAGCTGGAAGATCAGCTCACGCAGTCTTCGCAGCATAGAACCGACCCAGAAACTCCGTCCTGA